The nucleotide sequence TTTGACTTCCGGAGAAGTTGAAATAGCCATTAATAAATAACCCTATGTTGGTATTTGCCGCTTTTACTCCCCATACTCCCCTTTTGATTCCTAATATCGGCAAGGAGAATTTAGCTCATTTAGGAAAGACAATTAAGGCGATGGAGAGTTTGAATAAAGAATTGATTGAGGCCAAGCCAGAAACGATTATTGTTTTTTCCGGACACCATTCGTTTCTTTCGGACCATTTTATAATTAATTTAAACACTAAGTATCGCGGAGATTTTCAAGAATTCAGTGATTTGACCACAGCAGTTTGCTTTAATGGTGACGTTGTTTTAATTAATGAAGTAAGGGATAAAATCGAAGACGAGGTTCCCTTGGTGCTTAAAACAGAAAATAATTTGGAATACGGGACTATTGCCCCGCTTTTTTATCTAACAAAAAATTTACCCGGGATAAAAGTAGTTCCATTTTCTTATTCCTTAGCCGACAAAGAAACGCATTTCAAGCTGGGGAAATTATTAAAAGAGGTTATTTGGGAAAGTGAAAAACGCATTGCGGTGATAGCGGCGGGCGATTTATCTCATACTTTGACCAAGAATTCGCCGGGCAGTTATTCTAAAAAAGGCTCTCTCTATGACCAGTTACTTATAGATTTTTTGAAAAGCAAAGACATAAAAGGGCTTTTAGATATTGATAACGAAATTATTGAAGAAGCGAAAGAATGTTCCTTTCGTTCATTATTAATGCTTCTCGGGATTATTCACGAGATGAACTATGAAGTTAATATTATTTCTTACGAACATCCGTTTGGCGTAGGATATTTAACGGTAAAATTTAAAATCTAATGAGAATATTATTTATAGGTCCAAAAGCTATCCCCTTGGCCGGGATAAGCGGGGGCGTAGAAAAACACATTGAAGAATTGGGCGCTCGTTTGGCGGAGAGGGGGCATGAAGTTATCGCTTATGTGCGCCCTCGTTTTTATGTTAAAAAAATCAGTGAATATCGCGGCATAAAGTTGGTTTATATTCCATCTATATCCACAAAAAATTTAGATACGATTACTTACAGTTTTTTGGCCACCATTCGGGCTTTATTTCAAAAAGCGGACGTAATTCATTACCACGGCGTGGGGCCGTCCACGCTGGCGTTTATCCCGCGTATTTTTAAACCAAAGACAAAAGTGATTATTACTTTCCATAGTCAGGATAAATTCCACAAGAAATGGGGCTGGTTTGCCCGTCTGTATCTTTCCTGGGGAGAATTTACCGCTTGCGCTTTT is from Patescibacteria group bacterium and encodes:
- a CDS encoding class III extradiol dioxygenase subunit B-like domain-containing protein yields the protein MLVFAAFTPHTPLLIPNIGKENLAHLGKTIKAMESLNKELIEAKPETIIVFSGHHSFLSDHFIINLNTKYRGDFQEFSDLTTAVCFNGDVVLINEVRDKIEDEVPLVLKTENNLEYGTIAPLFYLTKNLPGIKVVPFSYSLADKETHFKLGKLLKEVIWESEKRIAVIAAGDLSHTLTKNSPGSYSKKGSLYDQLLIDFLKSKDIKGLLDIDNEIIEEAKECSFRSLLMLLGIIHEMNYEVNIISYEHPFGVGYLTVKFKI